A DNA window from Purpureocillium takamizusanense chromosome 9, complete sequence contains the following coding sequences:
- a CDS encoding uncharacterized protein (EggNog:ENOG503NWCM~COG:H), with protein sequence MASHGGNIVPFGIEIRPLYAGIALALVGGLCISRLSSPSSKGAKDAPGLLKSFFLFFYSSFIKPHQGDSKANQQDALESFYKTQAGAYDATRKVLLHGREDMLGLVAAQLESKAQEMKAAGKSQNRRIWVDIGGGTGWNIEAMAQFVNVPDFFSSVYLVDFSPSLCEIARKRFQRLGWSNVIVVCEDARKFRLEDYESGMPAAQNPLRSPMLSYFRQQRPEHGGADLVTMSYSLSMIPDYYSVIDSTTSLLSPHGIMGVVDFYVQNKIDFSFRNYTGGLVGRHVNTLSRVFWRAWFDFDRVGLEPGRRDYLEYKFGTVLNMNGRNRTLGYIPFYVWVGCHKKPFSPSSLPHEIIERIDALATESPYLYPVNQGDALTRAIERSAPEIRSKAFITAAQNLSANLPLPSFFYQNHHWRIYYDDQLKKHTQFNNEYIYAFTWEDARVDERLLKLGPDDKVLAITSAGDNILSYLAQSPARVHAVDLNPTQNHLLELKAAAYTALPYEDFWKIFGDGKHADFREILLSKLSPHLSSRAFQFWLDNVHVFQNAGGYGLYDTGGSRHAIRGFRWVARLFGLQTAVKQLLSAKTLNEQREIWRRKIRPALLSKLVCNLVVAQESFLWAALGVPKNQLAMIEADHAESDLVKGDRPKAKKTRSHAIWHYMVNTLDPVAEETHLAADNPYYYVCLAGHFSRRCHPEYLRPETHAKLSRPHALDGLRIHTDELEEVIARITPGTLTVAVVMDSMDWFDTGSPATVQQVTKLNRALAMGGRVMLRSSALQPWYLKVFEGHGFTARRHGARVDGACIDRVNMYASCWVCTKTENLPPPTPEMDRIGGSEITSLTI encoded by the exons ATGGCTTCTCAT GGTGGTAACATTGTGCCTTTTGGCATCGAAATCCGACCCCTCTACGCTGGAATCGCACTCGCCCTCGTAGGCGGCCTGTGCATTTCCCGCCtctcctcgccatcatcaaagGGCGCCAAGGACGCACCCGGCCTCCTCAAgtccttcttcctcttcttctaCTCCTCCTTCATCAAGCCCCACCAGGGAGACTCCAAGGCAAACCAGCAGGATGCCCTCGAGAGCTTCTACAAGACTCAAGCTGGCGCCTACGACGCCACTCGCAAGGTCCTACTCCATGGACGCGAGGATAtgcttggcctcgtcgccgcgcagctcgagTCCAAGGCCCAGGAGATGAAGGCCGCTGGCAAGAGCCAGAACAGGCGGATTTGGGTCGAC ATTGGTGGCGGCACGGGCTGGAACATTGAGGCCATGGCCCAGTTCGTCAACGTCCCCGACTTCTTCTCCAGTGTCTACCTCGTCGacttctccccctccctctgcGAGATTGCTCGAAAGAGGTTCCAGAGGCTCGGGTGGAgcaacgtcatcgtcgtctgcgaGGACGCCCGCAAGTTCCGCCTCGAGGACTACGAGAGCGgcatgccggcggcgcagaacCCGCTGCGCTCTCCCATGCTCAGCTACTTCAGGCAGCAGCGTCCGGAGCACGGCGGTGCCGACCTGGTGACCATGTCCTACAGCCTGTCCATGATT CCCGACTACTATTCTGTCATTGACTCAACCacgtcgctgctgtcgccgcaCGGCATCATGGGTGTCGTGGACTTTTACGTTCAAAACAAGATTGACTTTTCCTTCCGCAACTACACGGGCGGCCTCGTTGGGCGTCACGTCAATACCCTGTCCCGCGTGTTCTGGCGCGCCTGGTTCGACTTTGACCgggtcggcctcgagccagGTCGCCGCGACTATCTCGAGTACAAGTTTGGCACCGTCCTCAACATGAATGGCCGGAATCGCACGCTGGGCTACATCCCCTTTTATGTTTGGGTCGGCTGCCACAAGAAGCCCTTTTCCCCGTCTAGCCTGCCTCACGAAATCATCGAGCGCATCGACGCGCTGGCGACCGAGTCCCCCTACCTGTATCCCGTCAACCAGGGAGACGCCCTGACCCGCGCCATTGAGAGATCGGCGCCTGAAATCCGCTCCAAGGCCTTCATCACCGCGGCGCAGAATCTGTCGGCGAacctgccgttgccgtccttCTTCTACCAGAACCACCACTGGCGCATCTACTACGACGACCAGCTGAAGAAGCACACGCAGTTCAACAACGAGTACATTTATGCTTTTACCTGGGAAGACGCGCGTGTCGATGAGCGGCTCCTGAAGCTCGgccccgacgacaaggtcCTTGCCATCACCTCGGCCGGAGACAACATTCTCTCCTACCTCGCCCAGAGCCCGGCCCGcgtccacgccgtcgacctcaaCCCCACGCAGAaccacctcctcgagctcaaggcggcggcctaCACCGCGCTCCCCTACGAGGACTTTTGGAAGATCTTTGGCGACGGCAAACACGCCGACTTCCGCGAGATCCTGCTGTCCAAGCTCTCCCCTCACCTGTCCAGCCGCGCGTTCCAGTTCTGGCTTGACAACGTCCACGTCTTCCAGAACGCCGGCGGGTACGGGCTCTACGACACGGGCGGCTCGCGCCACGCCATCAGGGGGTTCCGGTGGGTGGCGCGCCTGTTCGGCCTGCAGACGGCCGTGAAGCAGCTCCTGTCGGCCAAGACGCTCAACGAGCAGCGCGAGATCTGGCGTCGCAAGATCCGGCCCGCCCTGCTGTCCAAGCTCGTCTGCAACCTCGTCGTGGCGCAGGAGAGCTTCCTCTGGGCCGCGCTGGGGGTGCCCAAGAACCAGCTCGCCATGATCGAGGCCGACCACGCCGAGTCGGACCTGGTCAAGGGCGACCGGCCCaaggcgaagaagacgcGCTCGCACGCCATCTGGCACTACATGGTCAACACGCTGgaccccgtcgccgaggagacgcacctggccgccgacaaccCGTACTACTACGTCTGCCTGGCGGGCCACTTCTCGCGCAGGTGTCACCCCGAGTACCTGCGCCCCGAGACGCACGCCAAGCTGTCGCGGCCTCATGCCCTCGATGGGCTGCGCATTCATACCGACGAGCTTGAGGAGGTGATTGCCCGCATCACCCCGGGGACgctcaccgtcgccgtcgtcatggacaGCATGGACTGGTTCGACACGGGGTCGCCGGCCACCGTGCAGCAGGTCACCAAGCTCAACCGCGCgctggccatgggcggcCGCGTCATGCTGCGCTCCTCGGCCCTGCAGCCCTGGTACCTCAAGGTCTTTGAGGGCCACGGCTTCACGGCcaggcggcacggcgcgcgcgtcgacggcgcctgcATCGACCGCGTCAACATGTACGCCAGCTGCTGGGTGTGCACCAAGACGGAGAAcctgccgcccccgacgcccGAGATGGACCGCATCGGCGGGTCTGAGATTACCAGCCTGACCATCTga
- the NGG1 gene encoding Transcriptional regulator (EggNog:ENOG503NZVY~BUSCO:EOG09261EMF~COG:B), with protein MAPSSQSGPGKKNAAMSKQSRNSTPAPASLPPTEFYDPDYLNTRVILFSNLTYDDLVDQGASNATIPNSKSIDVMLDKLKSLTSIMEKRSTFYDRGMRHLADERKKRPDDDYMRVDGEQEGKKHKHKRKKGSESQALGDGGEQSSPLRDSKRKHSRDGSASSSLSPIAAGSPSAMDVDKKPKEDNKEEEDESSSEDEGAPPRREMPQSQTFGEDPSTFPDPTVYEIKEIQPGMSDEEKKEIYSVAVYPRSNLADMIAGDPPDKDFSNAKPSSQINFTTFSTYIDPYFRPYTEEDLAFLRERGDRVSPFVMPKRGKRSYTEIWAEEDGAMAVDSPQQGREKLPPNQPRGTIDNMTDSIGETDGLSISPLASRLLQMLRPENRQSPDDKPATNGVVNGDVSMNGDINDESQVNGTSDDKTNPLPPATYMPESSTEAWKKATHPKLDYAQVDERLKQELKHIGFLPQDGFEGDYDGHFDDEVAGRLRFLQEKLRQQMLINGARKARLTELVRERMAHQEYQTILEDLDSQVQAAYLKRTRTMGKSKKTKRPGGAGGGSHVVGGASATARPGIGDLTKTLMERRRRWIDTIGSVFDDESLSKVPRESDPNSSIFKPDDMQQLMKQEKKQWDEEVEEE; from the exons ATGGCACCCTCGAGCCAGTCAGGCCCCGGCAAGAAGAATGCCGCCATGTCCAAGCAGAGCCGCaactcgacgccggcgccggccagtcTGCCGCCGACCGAGTTCTACGATCCAGACTACCTCAACACCAGGGTGATCCTCTTCTCGAACCTTACGTAcgatgacctcgtcgaccagggcgCTTCCAATGCCACGATTCCCAACTCAAAGAGCATCGATGTCAtgctcgacaagctcaagaGCCTCACCAGTATCATGGAGAAGCGCTCGACATTCTACGATCGGGGCATGCGTCATCTCGCCGATGAGCGTAAGAAGCGCCCCGATGACGACTACATGCgcgtcgatggcgagcaAGAAGGCAAGAAGCACAAGCACAAGAGAAAGAAGGGCTCCGAGTCGCAGGCACTAGGAGACGGTGGAG AACAATCATCACCGCTCCGAGACTCAAAACGAAAACATTCCCGCGACGGCTCtgccagctcctccttgtcgcccaTCGCAGCAGGCTCACCTTCTGCTATGGACGTTGACAAGAAGCCAAAAGAAGACAAcaaagaggaagaagacgagtCGAgctccgaggacgagggcgctcCGCCGAGACGCGAGATGCCGCAGTCGCAAACGTTCGGCGAGGACCCGTCGACATTCCCGGATCCTACGGTTTATGAGATCAAGGAGATCCAGCCGGGCATgtccgacgaggagaagaaggagataTATTCGGTTGCCGTCTATCCGCGAAGCAACCTCGCCGACATGATTGCCGGTGACCCGCCAGACAAGGACTTCAGCAACGCCAAGCCCAGCAGCCAAATCAACTTTACCACCTTTTCGACGTACATAGATCCCTACTTTCGGCCATATACAGAGGAGGATCTCGCATTCCTGCGAGAACGCGGCGACCGCGTGTCACCGTTTGTCATGCCGAAACGCGGCAAGCGATCCTACACGGAGATCtgggccgaggaggacggggccatggcggtcGACTCGCCGCAGCAAGGCCGCGAGAAGCTGCCACCGAACCAGCCCCGGGGCACCATCGACAACATGACGGACAGCATTGgggagacggacgggctcTCAATCAGCCCGCTGGCATCGCGCCTGCTGCAAATGCTTCGACCCGAGAACCGCCAGTCGCCTGACGACAAGCCCGCCACGAATGGCGTCGTGAACGGAGACGTCAGCATGAACGGAGACATTAACGATGAGTCGCAAGTAAACGGCACCAGCGACGACAAGACCAACCCGCTGCCCCCCGCCACGTACATGCCGGAATCGTCTACAGAGGCCTGGAAGAAGGCGACCCATCCCAAGCTCGACTACGCGCAGGTGGACGAGCGTCTGAAGCAGGAGCTGAAGCACATTGGCTTTCTGCCGCAGGATGGTTTCGAGGGAGACTATGACGGCcactttgacgacgaggtggcAGGCAGACTGCGTTTCCTGCAAGAaaagctgcggcagcagaTGCTCATAAACGGCGCGCGCAAGGCGCGACTGACGGAGCTGGTACGCGAGAGGATGGCGCACCAGGAATACCAGACGATTCTAGAGGACCTGGACTCGCAGGTGCAGGCAGCGTACCTGAAGCGCACGCGGACAATGGGCAAGAGTAAGAAGACAAAGCGGCCCGGCGGTGCAGGCGGTGGCAGCCAtgtggtgggcggcgcgtcggccacggcgagacCAGGCATCGGCGATCTCACCAAGACGCTGATGGAGCGGAGGCGCCGGTGGATCGACACCATCGGGTCCGTctttgacgacgagagcCTCAGCAAGGTCCCGCGCGAGTCGGACCCCAACAGCTCCATCTTCAAGCCGGACGACATGCAGCAGTTGATGaagcaggagaagaagcagtgggacgaggaggtggaggaggaatAA
- the URE1 gene encoding Urease (EggNog:ENOG503NU8N~COG:F~MEROPS:MER0004801), protein MLLVPKELDKLVIAQLGLLAQRRLARGVRLNHSEATALIANNLHELIRDGNHSVADLMALGSTMLGRRHVLPAVCSTLREIQVEGTFPMGTYLVTVHNPIATDDGDLRRALYGSFLPIPDNEAFPLPPDSEYELHRQPGAVVAVKGRVVMNENRPRVRLRVTSRGDRPIQVGSHYHFIEVNPQLEFDRAKAYGYRLDIAAGTSVRFEPGDTKTVTLVEIGGRKVIRGGNNLASGPVERHRVEDIITSLQEAGFAHRPDPFVDPVHINMFQMDRAAYATMFGPTTGDLIRLGSTDLWIKVERDLTSYGDECKFGGGKTLREGMGQATGRSDADTLDMVVTNALIVDWTGIYKADIGVKDGIIVGIGKAGSPDVMEGVTPNMIVGSCTDVVAGEGKIITAGGIDTHVHFICPQQALESLASGITTMLGGGTGPSAGSNATTCTPGKHYMRAMLQASDTLPVNVGITGKGCDSDPAALREQIVAGACGLKVHEDWGATPAAIDACLTACDELDVQCCIHTDTLNESGFVESTIAAFKGRTIHTYHTEGAGGGHAPDIISVVEHENVLPASTNPTRPFTRNTLDEHLDMLMVCHHLSKNIPEDVAFAESRIRAETIAAEDVLQDMGAISMMSSDSQAMGRCGEVVLRSWNTAHKNKVQRGSLEEDEGTGADNYRVRRYVSKYTINPAIAQGFSHLIGSIEVGKLADLVVWDPAWFGTKPAFVLKGGFVAWAQMGDPNGSIPTIQPVIGRPMYAPLVPSSKVLFVSEACISSGTAASYRLRSRVEAVRNCRDISKRDMRLNDAMPRMRVDPESYVVEADGEVCTCAPAETLPLSQAQYVF, encoded by the exons ATGTTGCTCGTGCCGAAAGAG ctcgacaagctcgtcatcgcACAGCTTGGGCTCCTCGCACAGAGACGGCTGGCGAGGGGCGTGCGCCTCAACCACTCCGAAGCGACG GCTCTCATCGCCAACAACCTCCATGAGCTCATCCGCGATGGCAACCACTCCGTGGCCGACCTCATGGCCCTGGGCTCCACCATGCTCGGGCGACGCCacgtcctgcccgccgtctgCAGCACCCTGCGTGAGATCCAGGTCGAGGGCACGTTCCCCATGGGCACCTACCTCGTCACCGTCCACAACCCCATCGCCaccgatgacggcgacctgCGCCGTGCCCTCTACGGCAGCTTCCTGCCCATCCCGGACAACGAGGCcttcccgctgccgcccgactcCGAGTACGAGCTCCACCGCCAGCccggagccgtcgtcgccgtcaagggcCGCGTTGTCATGAACGAGAACCGCCCGCGTGTCCGCCTGCGTGTCACCAGCAGAGGAGACCGCCCTATCCAGGTTGGGTCTCACTACCACTTCATTGAGGTGAACCCCCAGCTCGAGTTCGACCGCGCCAAGGCTTATGGCTACCGCCTCGatatcgccgccggcacgtcTGTACGCTTCGAGCCTGGAGACACCAAGACGGTCACCCTCGTCGAGATTGGCGGTCGCAAGGTGATACGCGGTGGTAACAACCTCGCCTCTGGCCCCGTCGAGCGCCATCGCGTGGAGGACATCATCACAAGCCTCCAGGAGGCCGGCTTCGCCCACCGCCCCGACCCGTTTGTCGACCCGGTGCACATAAACATGTTTCAGATGGACCGCGCGGCCTACGCCACCATGTTCGGTCCCACGACTGGCGATCTCATCCGCCTTGGCAGCACAGACCTCTGGATCAAGGTCGAAAGGGATCTGACATCGTACGGCGACGAGTGCAAGTTTGGTGGTGGCAAGACCCTGCGCGAAGGCATGGGACAGGCCACGGGCCGTTCAGACGCAGATACGCTTGACATGGTGGTCACCAACGCCCTGATCGTCGACTGGACTGGCATATACAAGGCTGATATCGGCGTCAAAGACGGTATCATTGTCGGCATCGGAAAGGCAGGAAGCCCAGACGTCATGGAAGGCGTCACACCGAACATGATAGTCGGCAGTTGTACCGATGTCGTTGCTGGAGAGGGGAAGATCATCACGGCCGGAGGCATCGACACCCACGTGCACTTCATCTGCCCACAACAGGCACTCGAGTCACTCGCGTCTGGGATCACAACAATGCTCGGAGGTGGTACTGGTCCGAG TGCTGGCTCCAACGCCACAACCTGCACACCTGGAAAGCACTATATGCGTGCCATGCTGCAAGCATCCGACACCCTCCCAGTCAACGTTGGCATTACCGGCAAGGGTTGCGACTCAGACCCTGCAGCCCTGCGCGAGCAGATTGTGGCCGGTGCCTGTGGTCTCAAAGTTCATGAGGATTGGGgagccacgcccgccgccatcgacgcctgTCTGACTGCTTGTGATGAACTCGACGTTCAGTGCTGTATCCACACCGACACGCTCAATGAGAGCGGTTTCGTCGAGTCCACTATCGCAGCCTTCAAGGGCCGTACAATTCACACCTATCACACCGAAGGCGCCGGTGGAGGCCACGCGCCCGACATCATCTCTGTGGTCGAACATGAAAACGTCTTACCAGCATCAACCAACCCCACGCGCCCGTTTACACGCAACACGCTCGATGAGCATCTTGACATGCTCATGGTGTGCCACCATCTATCGAAAAACATCCCCGAGGACGTGGCGTTTGCCGAGTCGCGTATTCGCGCCGAGACCATTGCGGCGGAGGATGTGCTGCAGGACATGGGTGCCATTAGCATGATGAGCTCCGATTCACAGGCTATGGGCCGCTGCGGCGAAGTCGTCTTGCGAAGCTGGAATACCGCTCATAAGAACAAGGTACAGcgcggcagcctcgaggaggatgaaGGCACGGGGGCCGACAACTACCGCGTGCGGCGGTACGTGAGCAAATACACCATCAATCCGGCCATCGCGCAAGGCTTTAGCCACCTGATAGGAAGCATCGAGGTGGGCAAGCTCGCGGATCTTGTCGTCTGGGATCCTGCCTGGTTCGGAACGAAGCCAGCGTTTGTCCTCAAGGGCGGTTTTGTCGCGTGGGCGCAAATG GGCGATCCCAACGGCTCCATCCCCACCATCCAGCCCGTCATCGGCCGCCCCATGTACGCGCCCCTCGTGCCCTCGTCCAAGGTGCTCTTTGTCAGCGAGGCCTGCATCTCCTCTGGCACCGCCGCGTCATACCGCCTGCGCAGtcgcgtcgaggcggtccgCAACTGCAGAGACATCAGCAAGCGGGACATGCGCCTAAACGATGCCATGCCTCGCATGCGCGTCGACCCGGAGAGctacgtcgtcgaggccgacggcgaggtaTGCACGTGCGCGCCCGCAGAAACCCTGCCGCTGTCTCAAGCGCAATACGTGTTCTAA